One segment of Kryptolebias marmoratus isolate JLee-2015 linkage group LG23, ASM164957v2, whole genome shotgun sequence DNA contains the following:
- the bco1l gene encoding beta-carotene oxygenase 1, like — protein sequence MEEGCIDQAAPPAADVHARLTAQDGNMQAIIAKNGSETPEPVKAQVKGSLPSWLQGTLLRNGPGLFSVGDSEYNHWFDGLSLIHSFTFSNGEVTYRSKYLKSNTYKRNIKADKIVVSEFGTMVYPDPCKNIFSRAMTHFRNIIPDFTDNNLINIIRYGQDYYASSEVNYINQIDPDTLETVGRANYRNHIALNLATAHPHYDREGNTYNMGTAIIGLGQPKYVIFKVPAEASDKDHRKLALGKVQQLCSVPFRSTLFPSYFHSFGMTDNYIVFVEQPFKLDVIKLATAYFRGLNWGNCLKFDKDDVTLFHVINKKTGKAESVRFYGDALVVFHHINAYEEDGHVVFDIITYKDSNLYDMFYLHNIRQETSSFIETNKEFSQPVCQRFVLPLSVQKESPKGTNLVTLTDTTAQAVMQEDGSIYCRPDTLFIGLELPGINYNFNSRKYRYFYGSRIEWSPHPNKIAKVDIITRTHMEWQQENCYPSEPVFVAFPGAEEEDDGVILSSIVSSDPNISPFLLVLNAKTFEETARASIPAPVHIDLHGLFIPAAD from the exons ATGGAAGAAGGCTGCATAGATCAAGCTGCTCCGCCTGCAGCGGACGTGCACGCCCGGCTCACCGCTCAGGACGGAAACATGCAGGCCATAATCGCAAAGAACGGATCAGAAACTCCAGAACCTGTGAAAGCTCAAGTGAAGG gaTCACTCCCTTCCTGGCTGCAGGGCACTCTGCTGAGAAACGGACCGGGTCTTTTCTCCGTGGGCGACTCCGAGTACAACCACTGGTTTGACGGCTTGTCGCTCATCCACAGTTTCACCTTCAGCAACG GCGAGGTGACCTACAGAAGCAAATATCTGAAAAGCAACACCTACAAGAGGAACATCAAGGCAGACAAGATCGTCGTCTCCGAGTTTGGCACCATGGTTTACCCTGATCCCTGCAAAAACATCTTCTCCAG GGCGATGACACATTTCCGCAACATCATCCCTGACTTCACCGACAACAACTTGATCAACATAATCCGCTACGGTCAGGACTACTACGCCTCCTCTGAGGTGAACTACATCAACCAGATCGACCCGGATACTTTGGAGACTGTTGGCAGG GCGAACTACAGGAACCACATCGCTCTGAACTTAGCGACGGCTCACCCTCACTACGACAGAGAGGGCAACACCTACAACATGGGCACTGCCATTATTGGGCTTGGACAGCCAAAATATGTCATCTTCAAAGTCCCAGCAGAGGCCTCAG ACAAAGACCACAGAAAGCTGGCTCTGGGGAAAGTACAGCAGCTCTGTTCGGTTCCTTTTCGGTCCACTTTGTTCCCGAGCTACTTCCACAGCTTCGGCATGACCGACAACTACATCGTGTTCGTGGAGCAGCCCTTCAAACTGGACGTCATCAAACTCGCAACCGCCTACTTTAGAGGGCTCAACTGGGGGAACTGCCTCAAATTTGACAAGGACGACGTC ACTCTGTTTCACGTCATCaataaaaagacaggaaaagcaGAGTCCGTCCGTTTCTATGGCGATGCTCTGGTGGTTTTCCACCACATCAACGCCTACGAGGAAGACGGGCACGTGGTATTCGACATCATCACCTACAAGGACAGCAACCTGTATGACATGTTCTACCTCCACAACATCCGACAGGAAACCAGCAGCTTCATCGAGACCAACAAGGAGTTCTCCCAGCCCGTCTGCCAGAGATTTGTCTTGCCTCTCAGTGTCCAGAAG GAGTCTCCCAAAGGGACTAACCTCGTGACTTTAACGGACACTACAGCTCAGGCGGTGATGCAGGAGGACGGCTCCATCTACTGCCGGCCAGACACACTTTTTATAG GTCTGGAGCTGCCAGGGATCAACTACAACTTCAACAGCAGGAAGTACAGATACTTCTACGGCTCCAGGATCGAGTGGTCTCCCCATCCCAACAAG ATTGCTAAAGTAGACATCATAACGAGGACGCACATGGAGTGGCAGCAGGAGAACTGCTACCCCTCAGAGCCGGTGTTTGTTGCCTTTccaggagcagaggaggaagatgatg GAGTCATCCTGTCATCCATCGTTTCTTCAGACCCCAACATTTCTCCCTTCCTGCTCGTCCTCAACGCCAAAACGTTTGAGGAGACGGCGCGGGCCTCCATTCCTGCTCCGGTCCACATAGACCTTCATGGACTTTTCATCCCCGCCGCCGACTGA